The Amphiprion ocellaris isolate individual 3 ecotype Okinawa chromosome 6, ASM2253959v1, whole genome shotgun sequence genome contains a region encoding:
- the LOC111572285 gene encoding protein enabled homolog yields MAQTTIQLFELNQRTLSQWFSRRQKAWERTVLEQGTGIVSAPAVADEPLPAAKGLSLVQVGQGQPFVFPGPEEQPGPSAGGQPAPPPPPPPPHQHPPPPPPPHQHPPAIGSAPAAAPLPGLTRLPRTTAYRKRKAAEAAAAAAAAGEGPPPGTKARRQTAQYTCSKCGQLKRLDTGHTRIAGVSYCAAVGGMTVEEWRENMRRLPEEKGD; encoded by the exons ATGGCTCAGACCACCATCCAGCTCTTTGAGCTGAATCAGAGGACCCTGTCTCAGTG gttctCACGTCGTCAGAAGGCCTGGGAGAGGACTGTGCTGGAGCAGGGAACTGGCATCGTCTCTGCTCCAGCAGTAGCAGATGAGCCTCTCCCTGCTGCCAAAGGGCTGTCCCTGGTGCAGGTGGGACAGGGACAGCCATTCGTGTTCCCTGGACCTGAGGAGCAGCCTGGACCATCAGCTGGAGGTCAGCcagcccctcctcctcctcctccgccgccTCAtcagcatcctcctcctcctccgccgccTCATCAGCATCCTCCAGCCATCGGCTCTGCTCCTGCAGCCGCTCCTCTTCCTGGACTGACTCGGCTGCCGAGGACGACGGCTTACAGGAAGAGGAAGGCAGCCGAGGCGGCTGCTGCGGCTGCTGCTGCGGGAGAGGGCCCTCCACCAGGGACTAAAGCCCGCCGGCAGACTGCACAGTACACCTGCAGTAAGTGTGGCCAGCTCAAACGGCTGGACACTGGCCACACACGCATTGCGGGTGTGTCGTACTGTGCAGCTGTCGGCGGGATGACTGTAGAGGAGTGGAGGGAGAATATGAGGAGGCTTCCAGAGGAGAAAGGGgactaa
- the LOC111572276 gene encoding uncharacterized protein LOC111572276, with protein sequence MPHRIWRLQLTCPQPSCTGSMMKAGLYRTIRRVLDIDGWYLMATEYLECRRCKKKVGGWSQGIIRQLPHTYSCQFPAVLTYRLSCDLRVVAQLKSRTLGNSAAQLCNTLRETHADSWMRRAIHYLGVCEQFLALCSVRGPFPPPPQMPPLPSAEWLLTVYGYDVLMRLEEYKARITSTFGSILKMDSTKKVTKKLAGIASDTAVWVTNVGNEHGQVLISVLTSSEGSEGLSCMAAGLMRRYQHAGVAPPQLIYVDRDCCSRDGVSKTAALFPEWGKLLVRLDIWHLMRRFASGVTTESHQLYPTFMRQLSHCIFEVDSGDACRLAEAKRSELDGKHGMVGLTDAEVIRRISKEEWRLHCRRRTRWAEETALLINDLLDTFGGPAGRDTLDIPLLDALRIQDIWKTQRRHLSCIQDPPGVQLYTQTGRLTKGGVSLPVYRCARGSTSLESFHLHLHRFIPGKSASAKYFQAFLVDGLVRWNEDRAAAAAPPVAAEEQVASLRSYCGHLKHILNQKSQRVLGLHMVQDFTRPAAYTGELIGVEYLYQQTGRVLEDVSLDPDAPDEAAAIQALEEADEGFEDDVGDPTVFEPEPPSAITAAAARSGDPADAPRSEPSCPAAPDQDAPPEAPEGPTPAAPHSSDSEEEIQCVLKLAQALVEIRNLQGLSDSRVDRLIALWQRLPECDKRRVVYPARHQERQPTGRFKAAKGKNTSCPGKESL encoded by the exons ATGCCACACAGGATCTGGCGTCTGCAGCTGACATGCCCCCAGCCTTCATGCACAGGGTCCATGATGAAGGCTGGGCTGTACAGGACCATCCGGAGGGTCCTGGACATCGACGGCTGGTATCTCATGGCCACTGAGTACCTAGAGTGCCGTCGATGTAAGAAGAAGGTCGGAGGCTGGTCACAGGGCATCATCAGGCAGCTGCCCCACACCTACAGCTGCCAATTTCCTGCTGTACTCACGTACAG GTTGTCCTGTGACCTGAGGGTGGTTGCACAGCTGAAGTCCCGCACTCTTGGCAACAGTGCCGCTCAGCTGTGCAACACCCTGCGGGAGACCCACGCTGACTCCTGGATGCGGAGAGCGATCCACTACCTCGGCGTGTGCGAGCAGTTCCTGGCCTTGTGCTCCGTGAGGGGGCCGTTTCCACCACCGCCCCAGATGCCCCCTCTGCCGTCAGCCGAGTGGCTGCTGACGGTCTACGGCTACGACGTCCTGATGCGGCTGGAGGAGTACAAGGCCAGGATCACGTCCACCTTTGGATCCATCTTGAAGATGGATTCAACCAAGAAG GTGACGAAGAAGCTCGCAGGTATCGCCTCGGACACGGCTGTGTGGGTTACCAACGTCGGTAACGAGCATGGGCAGGTCCTCATCAGTGTCCTCACCTCCTCAGAGGGCTCCGAGGGCCTGTCCTGCATGGCGGCCGGATTGATGAGGCGATACCAGCACGCCGGGGTAGCTCCCCCCCAGCTCATCTACGTCGACCGTGACTGCTGCAGCCGAGACGGCGTGTCCAAGACAGCTGCCTTATTTCCA gAGTGGGGAAAGCTGCTGGTGAGGCTGGACATCTGGCACCTGATGCGGCGCTTCGCATCAGGTGTCACCACTGAGTCTCACCAGCTCTACCCCACTTTCATGAGGCAGCTGTCTCATTGCATCTTCGAGGTGGACTCTGGAGATGCCTGCCGTCTCGCTGAGGCCAAGCGGTCCGAGCTGGATGGGAAGCACGGGATGGTCGGCCTGACGGACGCCGAGGTGATCCGGAGGATCTCCAAGGAGGAGTGGAGGCTCCACTGTCGTCGGCGGACGCGTTGGGCCGAGGAGACCGCACTCCTCATCAACGACCTCCTGGACACCTTCGGCGGTCCGGCCGGACGCGACACCCTGGACATCCCGCTGCTCGACGCTCTCCGCATCCAGGACATCTGGAAGACGCAGAGACGCCACCTCAGCTGCATTCAGGACCCACCGGGGGTGCAGCTGTACACCCAGACCGGCAGGCTGACAAAGGGCGGGGTCAGCCTGCCAGTTTATCGCTGCGCCAGGGGCTCCACGTCCCTGGAGTccttccacctccacctccaccggTTCATCCCAG GTAAAAGTGCCAGCGCCAAATACTTCCAGGCGTTCCTGGTTGATGGACTGGTGAGGTGGaatgaggacagagcagcagcagctgcacctCCGGTTGCAGCTGAGGAGCAAGTGGCGTCTCTGCGCTCCTACTGTGGCCACCTCAAGCACATCCTGAACCAGAAGAGCCAACGGGTGCTTGGCCTTCACATGGTTCAGGACTTCACCAGGCCTGCTGCGTACACAG GTGAGCTCATCGGGGTGGAGTACCTGTACCAGCAGACCGGACGTGTGCTTGAGGATGTCAGTCTGGACCCTGACGCTCCGGACGAGGCTGCTGCCATCCAGGCGCTGGAGGAGGCGGATGAGGGGTTCGAGGACGACGTCGGGGACCCCACGGTCTTCGAGCCAGAGCCCCCCTCCGCCATCACAGCGGCAGCAGCCCGGTCAGGTGATCCAGCTGACGCACCCAGGTCTGAGCCATCCTGTCCGGCCGCCCCTGACCAGGACGCCCCTCCTGAGGCCCCTGAAGGACCAACTCCGGCTGCCCCACACTCCTCCGACTCTGAG GAGGAGATCCAGTGTGTCCTGAAGCTGGCCCAGGCCCTGGTGGAGATCCGGAACCTTCAGGGGCTCTCTGACAGCAGGGTAGACAGGCTCATTGCACTCTGGCAACGCCTGCCAGAGTGCGACAAGCGCCGAGTCGTCTACCCTGCCAGACACCAGGAGAGGCAGCCCACGGGGCGGTTCAAGGCAGCGAAGGGGAAGAACACCTCCTGTCCTGGAAAGGAGAGTCTCTAA